A single window of Chitinophagales bacterium DNA harbors:
- a CDS encoding sodium/solute symporter (Members of the Solute:Sodium Symporter (SSS), TC 2.A.21 as described in tcdb.org, catalyze solute:Na+ symport. Known solutes for members of the family include sugars, amino acids, nucleosides, inositols, vitamins, urea or anions, depending on the system.): MNYLDYLVILSYLIGFLLLGRLFQGAKSGDEYFLGGKSFGWFPLSLSTAATQISAISFISAPAFVGLKEGGGMKWLAFEFGVPLAMLFLGVFLIPPMYKAGIVSVYEFLEKRFNASTRTLLSAVFQISRAFATGVMVYAIALILTSVMNIPMWMTIAIIGIVTLIYSYQGGMKAVVYGDAIQLGILFLGIIICFVVGLNMLGGWTSFAAQVDPMRLQAVNFEAMGLGEGDDFGFWPMLLGGFFLYASYYGTDQSQVQRLFSAQDMKTVQKTLLCNGLMRFPITLTYCIMGLIIGTLVATNPDFRALIPLDKPDLMIPIFIREYLPHGIIGILMVAILSAAMSSLSSTINSLSAATVEDFFNRKKKLNEKEYASYSRYAVLFWGIVCLVLAFFTGDIAKTVIEAINKIGSVFYGPMIATFVAAIGIRKINALGINIGILSGVAVNVFLWLFVPQVFWFWWNVTGAVVTLAVAYMVSLISVKQDTEDGYFIPLQWEFSAVNASILVGFFFLILLISWAIPYWI; the protein is encoded by the coding sequence ATGAATTATTTAGACTATTTGGTTATCTTATCCTACCTCATAGGTTTTCTCCTCTTGGGGCGTTTGTTTCAAGGCGCAAAATCGGGTGACGAATATTTCCTTGGCGGCAAAAGTTTTGGTTGGTTTCCCTTATCCCTCAGTACGGCAGCCACACAAATTTCTGCTATCAGTTTTATCTCAGCACCTGCTTTCGTAGGACTCAAAGAAGGTGGTGGCATGAAATGGCTTGCTTTTGAATTTGGTGTACCACTGGCAATGCTTTTTTTAGGCGTTTTCTTGATTCCTCCTATGTACAAAGCGGGTATTGTCAGCGTTTATGAGTTTTTAGAAAAACGCTTCAATGCCTCCACACGAACCCTGCTAAGTGCTGTTTTTCAAATAAGTCGTGCTTTTGCTACCGGTGTTATGGTTTATGCCATTGCACTCATTTTGACAAGTGTGATGAATATTCCGATGTGGATGACCATTGCCATTATCGGCATTGTCACCTTGATTTATTCCTACCAAGGTGGCATGAAAGCTGTCGTTTATGGCGATGCTATTCAGTTGGGAATTTTGTTTTTGGGGATCATCATTTGCTTTGTAGTTGGACTAAATATGCTTGGCGGCTGGACTTCTTTTGCAGCCCAAGTGGATCCAATGAGATTACAGGCGGTTAATTTTGAAGCGATGGGATTGGGAGAAGGAGATGATTTTGGGTTTTGGCCCATGTTACTGGGTGGTTTTTTCCTCTATGCTTCTTACTATGGCACCGACCAAAGTCAAGTGCAACGTTTGTTTTCGGCACAAGACATGAAAACGGTTCAAAAAACCTTACTCTGCAATGGTTTGATGCGTTTTCCTATCACTCTGACCTACTGTATTATGGGTTTGATTATTGGTACATTGGTTGCCACTAATCCAGACTTTAGGGCTTTGATTCCTCTCGATAAACCCGATTTGATGATTCCAATTTTCATCCGAGAATACCTTCCTCATGGCATCATTGGCATTTTGATGGTCGCCATTCTATCAGCAGCAATGTCTTCTTTAAGCTCCACTATCAATTCTTTGAGCGCCGCAACAGTAGAAGATTTCTTCAATCGAAAAAAGAAATTGAACGAAAAAGAATATGCTTCTTATTCACGTTATGCAGTGCTTTTTTGGGGGATTGTGTGTTTGGTTTTGGCGTTTTTTACGGGCGACATTGCCAAAACGGTCATTGAAGCCATCAACAAAATTGGCTCTGTCTTTTATGGCCCCATGATTGCCACCTTTGTTGCAGCCATTGGAATCAGAAAAATCAATGCTTTGGGTATCAATATTGGTATTCTCTCGGGAGTAGCGGTGAATGTTTTTCTGTGGTTATTTGTGCCACAGGTATTTTGGTTTTGGTGGAACGTCACTGGAGCAGTCGTTACCCTTGCAGTTGCCTATATGGTAAGTTTGATTTCAGTCAAACAAGACACAGAGGATGGATATTTTATCCCCCTTCAATGGGAATTTAGCGCAGTGAACGCCTCCATTTTGGTTGGATTTTTCTTCCTCATTTTATTGATTTCTTGGGCGATTCCTTATTGGATTTAA
- a CDS encoding trehalase family glycosidase, whose product MKRLLTTARSILEQNWKDGFTIPTSKLYPFQWNWDSGFICLGHQYMDLNKVIRELNSLFSGQWENGLLPHIIFHSEKEKTYFPNFDFWESNVNAGAPLTPKSSGITQPAVHGFILEHLLQQHPNNQKLTAFAKAIFPKIVNYHRFLYTYRDPFKERLMFIFHPWESGRDNSPLWDESLDRIHISKGDLPHYERRDTNIADPSERPTSQQYDRYVYLLLLGKKYQYDGREIAEESPFLVQDDMMNAILIKSNQSLIHIGLQLGIDVGELQEWQQQSVKSFNEKCWNDELKIYNSFDLRGKRQIAEKEIGGLIPLFAGIPDSSKADLLNRYLTDLHQRDFYLCPSFDVDSPKFDSKRYWRGPIWPHMNWMIYQGLKKYGYDQTANLIKVDTLELVEKFGFYEYFEPQKSLAKTLTKGYGGDTFSWTASSIIDLIHEK is encoded by the coding sequence TTGAAAAGACTGCTCACCACCGCCCGTAGCATTTTAGAACAAAATTGGAAAGATGGATTCACTATCCCTACTAGTAAACTTTACCCTTTTCAGTGGAATTGGGATTCAGGATTTATCTGTTTGGGCCATCAATACATGGACTTAAATAAAGTCATTCGTGAACTCAATTCTCTTTTTTCGGGGCAGTGGGAAAATGGGCTTTTGCCGCACATCATTTTCCACAGCGAAAAAGAAAAAACTTACTTTCCCAACTTCGATTTTTGGGAATCCAATGTCAATGCTGGTGCACCCTTGACTCCAAAATCATCAGGCATTACCCAACCTGCCGTGCATGGTTTCATCTTGGAGCATTTGCTGCAACAACATCCAAACAATCAGAAATTGACTGCTTTTGCCAAAGCCATTTTTCCAAAAATAGTCAACTACCACCGCTTCTTGTACACCTACCGAGACCCTTTCAAAGAAAGATTGATGTTTATTTTTCATCCGTGGGAATCAGGCAGAGACAACTCACCACTTTGGGATGAATCGCTGGACAGAATTCATATTTCAAAAGGTGATTTGCCACACTACGAAAGAAGAGATACCAATATAGCCGACCCTTCGGAAAGGCCAACCTCTCAACAATACGACCGTTATGTATATTTGCTGCTTTTGGGCAAAAAATACCAATACGATGGACGAGAAATTGCAGAAGAAAGTCCATTTTTGGTGCAAGATGACATGATGAATGCCATTTTGATAAAATCCAATCAAAGCCTCATCCATATTGGGCTGCAATTGGGGATAGACGTAGGTGAATTGCAGGAATGGCAACAACAAAGTGTTAAAAGCTTCAATGAAAAATGTTGGAACGATGAACTCAAAATATACAACTCTTTTGATTTGAGGGGCAAAAGACAGATTGCAGAAAAAGAAATTGGAGGATTGATTCCACTTTTTGCAGGCATTCCTGATTCATCAAAAGCCGATTTATTAAACCGTTATTTAACCGATCTCCACCAACGAGATTTCTATTTATGTCCAAGTTTTGATGTGGACAGTCCCAAATTTGACTCCAAACGTTATTGGCGTGGTCCTATTTGGCCACACATGAACTGGATGATATACCAAGGATTGAAGAAATATGGCTACGACCAAACTGCCAACCTTATAAAAGTCGACACCTTAGAACTCGTCGAAAAATTTGGCTTTTACGAATACTTCGAACCACAAAAAAGTCTCGCTAAAACTTTGACCAAAGGATACGGCGGCGATACCTTTTCTTGGACAGCCTCTTCTATCATTGACCTAATACACGAAAAATGA
- a CDS encoding helix-turn-helix domain-containing protein: protein METHQNLKKNIRTIRKSADLNQEKFAEKIGIKRSRLGSYEEGRATPKPDILQKIATFYGCTVDNLLYADLSQIQPTVSSQDSIQTDVSGRRLQLRTLTITADEKGKEMIEWVPHKEAKAGYLNGYADPDYISTLPKFHLPFLPSDATYRAFEIKGDSMQPLPSGSVVIGEFVQDWEHSIKTGKTYIIVSKNDGVVYKRVVNNIGKDGTLFLYSDNAEYEPYLIHANDIKEVWVAKRFIINEAIAMDSLWDKMFAQMAAMRQELKSLKD, encoded by the coding sequence ATGGAAACACATCAAAATCTGAAAAAAAACATTCGGACTATCCGAAAATCAGCAGACCTAAATCAAGAAAAATTTGCCGAAAAAATAGGCATTAAACGTTCTCGGTTAGGATCTTATGAAGAAGGAAGAGCAACACCCAAGCCCGATATTCTGCAAAAAATTGCTACTTTTTATGGTTGCACAGTAGATAATTTGTTATATGCCGATCTTAGTCAAATACAACCTACTGTGTCTTCTCAAGACAGCATACAAACAGATGTATCAGGTCGCCGCTTACAATTGCGAACGCTCACCATTACTGCCGACGAAAAAGGCAAAGAAATGATTGAGTGGGTTCCCCACAAAGAAGCAAAAGCGGGTTATCTAAATGGTTATGCTGATCCTGATTACATCTCTACCTTACCCAAATTCCACCTTCCTTTTTTACCATCGGATGCCACTTATCGAGCTTTCGAGATAAAAGGAGATTCCATGCAGCCGCTTCCTTCAGGTTCGGTCGTTATTGGGGAATTTGTCCAAGACTGGGAACACTCTATCAAAACAGGTAAGACCTACATCATTGTTTCCAAAAATGACGGAGTAGTTTACAAACGAGTGGTGAACAACATTGGTAAAGATGGCACACTCTTCTTATATTCCGACAATGCCGAATACGAACCTTACCTCATTCATGCCAATGATATAAAAGAAGTTTGGGTTGCCAAACGTTTTATCATCAATGAAGCAATCGCAATGGACAGTCTTTGGGACAAAATGTTTGCTCAAATGGCTGCCATGCGGCAAGAATTGAAGAGTTTAAAAGATTGA
- the dnaB gene encoding replicative DNA helicase, producing the protein MADALNTTNSLKQVIGKIGSRKRDADLSNYVFDKLPPQARELEEVVLGGMMLDKDAVAEIIDILKPESFYVEAHQHIYQAIHDLFGKSQPVDILTVTEQLRKIGKLDEVGGAFYVTKLTNRVGSTANIEHHARIISERYILRELIRTSTMVIKDAYEETTDVFDLLDRAEQNLFTITEQNLRRNYDTMSNLVQQAIKQLESIKDHQDGIVGIPTGYVGLDRLTSGWQRSDLVVIAARPGMGKTAFTLNVARNAAVDFNKAVAVFSLEMSSLQLVNRLISSETGISSEKLKKGDLRPHEWVELTTKVDKLAEAPIFIDDTPAINIFELRAKCRRLKMQHDIQLIIIDYLQLMSGGGSDKKSGGNREQEISLISRSLKSIAKELDVPVIALSQLSRAVETRGGDKRPQLSDLRESGAIEQDSDIVMFIYRPEYYGLDQDEDGNPTKGVTELIVAKHRNGALDTVKLRFISQFAKFEDFNSLDQSLEGLTPLGEIITRESRMNGTGLETGGNSDEPLPF; encoded by the coding sequence ATGGCAGATGCCCTAAATACTACAAATTCTCTGAAACAAGTGATTGGTAAGATAGGCAGTCGCAAACGTGATGCGGACTTATCCAACTATGTTTTTGACAAACTTCCGCCACAAGCACGTGAATTGGAGGAGGTTGTATTGGGAGGTATGATGCTCGATAAAGATGCGGTGGCAGAAATCATTGATATTTTGAAGCCTGAAAGCTTTTATGTTGAAGCGCATCAACACATCTATCAAGCCATTCACGATTTGTTCGGCAAATCACAACCTGTTGATATTCTAACCGTCACAGAGCAACTTCGCAAAATTGGAAAACTGGATGAAGTGGGAGGTGCTTTTTATGTCACCAAACTCACCAATCGGGTAGGTTCTACTGCCAATATTGAGCACCATGCACGCATTATTTCGGAAAGATACATTCTCAGGGAGTTGATTCGCACTTCTACGATGGTGATTAAGGATGCGTATGAAGAAACGACGGATGTGTTTGATCTTTTGGATAGAGCAGAACAAAATCTGTTTACCATCACCGAACAAAACTTGCGCCGTAATTATGATACGATGAGCAATTTGGTGCAACAGGCCATCAAGCAGCTTGAATCTATCAAAGATCACCAAGATGGTATTGTTGGGATTCCAACGGGTTATGTGGGTTTGGATAGGCTGACTTCTGGTTGGCAACGCTCTGATTTGGTGGTTATTGCAGCTCGTCCTGGTATGGGTAAGACGGCTTTTACACTAAATGTGGCTCGAAATGCGGCGGTAGATTTCAACAAAGCGGTTGCTGTTTTTTCTTTGGAGATGTCGTCCTTACAGTTGGTGAATCGTTTGATTTCGTCGGAAACGGGTATTTCAAGTGAAAAATTGAAGAAAGGGGATTTACGGCCGCATGAATGGGTGGAATTGACTACAAAAGTGGATAAATTGGCGGAAGCTCCTATTTTTATTGACGATACGCCTGCTATCAACATTTTTGAACTGCGGGCTAAATGCCGTCGTTTGAAAATGCAGCATGATATTCAACTGATTATCATTGATTACCTTCAATTGATGAGTGGTGGAGGTAGTGACAAAAAAAGTGGCGGCAATCGAGAGCAAGAGATTTCGTTGATTTCTCGCTCATTGAAGAGTATTGCGAAGGAATTGGATGTGCCTGTGATTGCTTTGTCGCAGTTGAGTCGTGCGGTGGAAACGAGGGGTGGAGATAAGCGGCCTCAGTTGTCGGATTTGAGGGAATCTGGAGCAATTGAACAGGACTCTGATATTGTGATGTTTATATATAGACCTGAATATTACGGATTGGATCAAGATGAAGATGGCAATCCGACCAAAGGTGTGACAGAGTTGATTGTGGCGAAGCATAGAAATGGTGCTTTGGATACGGTGAAACTGCGCTTTATTTCTCAGTTTGCCAAATTTGAGGACTTTAATAGTCTGGATCAATCGCTTGAAGGTTTGACTCCTTTGGGCGAAATCATTACCCGTGAATCGAGGATGAATGGAACGGGACTAGAAACGGGGGGGAATAGTGATGAGCCTTTGCCGTTTTAG
- a CDS encoding DUF6569 family protein, translating to MTKSTLILLLAFVSSTVFAQYKANDLHVVSQDIGKPFTYKHLQLFPIYANNSFQEANQHLGTYVSLQKAIENKQVSISEIEVSSTEQVYDLFSNSMIVSQELTSYEENLSAINPEKSHRVESEEEGADDVFSIFDDRLLHPDARMNVNAVATKLFITNHSQDTIFLMAGEVLKGGRQDRVIAQDMIVPPNSDKVHLPVFCAEKDRWYYRSKSSKDFDQYFAVSSLRVRKAVSEQNDQLAVWNAIEDLQVTNNIDSKTKAYTDLKASMNFNTELEDYVAYFTESFEGKMSATKGQNNQNEKMVGVIVATGGNIVGCDIFATHDLFVQQYEGLIHSYATDAITYGQKMENNAMSFVVDMDEIKLNQYLEETLKLSEISDDCEAKEDILNTSNPINQEVMAETLDDKKVAADLLNSRQKVHFSSFE from the coding sequence ATGACTAAGTCCACCCTTATTCTGTTATTGGCTTTTGTAAGTAGCACTGTGTTTGCCCAATACAAAGCCAACGATTTACATGTTGTTTCGCAAGATATAGGCAAGCCCTTTACTTACAAACACCTACAACTGTTTCCTATCTATGCGAATAATTCCTTTCAGGAAGCCAACCAGCATTTAGGAACGTATGTTAGCTTGCAAAAAGCCATCGAAAACAAGCAAGTGAGTATTAGTGAAATTGAAGTTTCTAGCACAGAGCAGGTTTACGATCTTTTTTCCAATTCTATGATTGTATCCCAAGAACTCACTTCGTATGAAGAAAATTTGAGTGCCATCAATCCTGAAAAATCTCATCGGGTCGAAAGCGAGGAAGAAGGTGCGGATGATGTATTTAGTATCTTTGATGACCGTCTGCTGCACCCCGATGCCCGTATGAATGTCAATGCTGTGGCTACCAAGTTATTTATTACCAATCATTCACAAGATACTATATTCCTAATGGCAGGTGAGGTATTGAAGGGAGGCAGGCAAGATAGGGTCATTGCTCAAGATATGATTGTACCTCCAAATAGCGACAAAGTACATTTGCCTGTTTTTTGTGCCGAAAAAGATAGGTGGTATTACCGCAGCAAAAGCAGCAAAGATTTTGATCAGTATTTTGCAGTGAGCAGTTTGAGGGTTCGCAAAGCAGTTTCTGAGCAAAATGATCAATTGGCAGTTTGGAATGCTATTGAAGACCTACAAGTGACCAACAATATTGACAGTAAAACAAAGGCTTACACCGACTTAAAGGCTTCTATGAACTTCAATACCGAATTGGAGGATTATGTGGCTTATTTCACCGAAAGTTTTGAGGGCAAAATGAGTGCTACCAAAGGTCAAAACAATCAAAATGAAAAAATGGTGGGTGTTATCGTTGCCACAGGCGGCAATATTGTGGGCTGTGATATTTTTGCAACACATGATTTGTTTGTCCAACAATACGAAGGTTTGATTCATTCTTATGCTACGGATGCAATTACTTATGGTCAGAAAATGGAAAACAATGCTATGTCTTTTGTGGTGGATATGGATGAAATAAAATTGAATCAATATTTGGAGGAAACACTGAAATTATCGGAAATATCGGATGATTGTGAGGCGAAAGAAGATATACTCAACACTTCAAACCCAATTAATCAAGAGGTAATGGCAGAAACTCTAGATGATAAAAAAGTTGCGGCAGATCTATTGAATTCTCGACAAAAAGTTCATTTTTCGAGCTTTGAATAA
- a CDS encoding glycosyltransferase, protein MKKYSVIVPVFNRPQEVEELLQSLVLQSCKDFEVLIVEDGSHQDCKEVLKRYKNELQIQYFYKENTGPGDSRNFGMARAKGEWLLFFDSDCLIPPDYFEALESHLTVHNLDAYGGADDSHPSFSITQKAINYSMTSFLTTGGIRGKKNNLDRFQPRSFNMGIKRKVYEKVGGFSDIHPGEDPDLSYRIMDAGFKVGFVPTASVFHKRRIDFGKFLKQVYKFGVVRTILMKWHPDKFKIVYLFPTLFLIGTIGLIALSVIISKLFLLPLLFLSLLLFSEALLKTKNPIIAVLAVPASFIQLLGYGYGFLKGFVKIHLLKGEERKVLKDFFF, encoded by the coding sequence ATGAAAAAATATTCGGTCATTGTTCCTGTTTTCAACCGTCCGCAAGAAGTGGAAGAGTTGCTTCAAAGCCTTGTGCTGCAAAGCTGCAAAGACTTTGAAGTGTTGATAGTAGAAGATGGATCACATCAGGACTGCAAAGAGGTATTGAAACGATATAAAAATGAGCTTCAAATTCAGTATTTCTACAAGGAAAATACAGGCCCAGGCGATAGCCGCAATTTCGGAATGGCGAGGGCAAAAGGTGAATGGTTGCTATTTTTTGATTCGGATTGTTTGATTCCTCCCGATTATTTTGAAGCCTTAGAATCCCATTTGACCGTTCATAACCTAGATGCTTATGGAGGTGCAGACGATTCACATCCTTCATTCAGCATTACCCAAAAAGCCATCAATTATTCGATGACCTCTTTCCTCACAACAGGCGGTATTAGAGGCAAAAAGAACAATTTAGACCGCTTTCAGCCCCGCAGCTTCAACATGGGAATCAAGCGAAAAGTCTATGAAAAAGTAGGCGGCTTTTCAGACATTCACCCTGGCGAAGACCCCGATTTGAGTTATCGAATCATGGACGCAGGCTTCAAAGTTGGATTTGTACCAACAGCATCGGTTTTTCACAAAAGGCGTATAGATTTTGGTAAGTTTTTGAAGCAAGTCTATAAATTTGGAGTCGTGAGAACCATCCTCATGAAATGGCATCCTGATAAATTCAAAATCGTTTACCTTTTTCCCACACTGTTTTTAATCGGAACGATTGGCTTGATTGCATTATCGGTGATTATTAGCAAGTTATTCTTGCTTCCTTTATTGTTTTTGAGTTTGCTCTTATTTTCAGAGGCATTGCTCAAAACCAAAAATCCAATCATTGCAGTTTTGGCCGTTCCTGCCAGTTTCATTCAGTTATTGGGGTATGGATATGGTTTTTTGAAAGGATTTGTGAAGATTCACCTATTGAAGGGAGAGGAGAGGAAGGTTTTAAAGGATTTCTTTTTTTAA
- a CDS encoding AI-2E family transporter has protein sequence MQKKFIPQLFFLLLLLGVTLLFFGLIQTFLLTTFWAIILALTFQKPYEKIRAKLNGKDNLATVLMLLIILLVVVLPLFFIGVALVNESVHFYEQLQSGELQVDTIINWVKERIPMAQDLLQQVGMSFEQIQESVKTAAITATKTLANSALGITQNILTMVVNFFLMLYLLFFFLKDGKEIIRRIVETLPMGDEREYQLLHRFANVARATLKGSLIVALVQGTIGGVLFWAVGIEGSVFWGTIMTVLSLLPAVGSALVWGPAAIVFFINGSILKGVIVVLVGVLVIGLVDNILRPILVGRDTKLPDYLILVSTLGGITWLGLSGFVIGPCIAALFITCWDIFGKEQREVAALEQEPLNEEEHSEES, from the coding sequence ATGCAGAAAAAGTTCATTCCCCAACTGTTTTTTCTATTGCTCTTATTGGGTGTAACCTTGCTGTTTTTCGGCTTGATACAGACCTTTTTATTAACCACATTTTGGGCAATTATTTTAGCACTTACTTTCCAAAAACCTTATGAGAAGATTAGAGCAAAACTGAATGGAAAAGACAATTTGGCAACTGTACTGATGTTGTTGATTATTTTATTGGTGGTTGTATTGCCATTGTTTTTTATTGGAGTCGCACTGGTCAATGAAAGTGTGCATTTTTATGAGCAACTGCAGTCAGGAGAATTACAGGTGGACACCATCATCAATTGGGTAAAAGAACGTATTCCAATGGCGCAAGACCTTTTGCAGCAAGTAGGTATGAGTTTTGAGCAGATACAAGAGTCCGTCAAAACGGCTGCTATTACTGCAACGAAAACACTGGCAAATAGCGCATTGGGGATTACTCAGAATATATTGACGATGGTGGTCAATTTCTTCTTGATGCTCTACCTTTTGTTTTTCTTTCTGAAAGATGGAAAAGAAATCATACGTCGGATTGTGGAGACACTTCCGATGGGTGATGAACGAGAGTATCAACTACTGCACCGTTTTGCGAATGTGGCACGTGCGACTTTGAAAGGCAGTTTAATTGTAGCTCTTGTTCAAGGTACGATTGGAGGCGTTTTGTTCTGGGCAGTGGGCATTGAAGGGTCGGTTTTCTGGGGTACGATAATGACTGTTCTCTCCCTTTTGCCCGCAGTTGGCAGTGCTTTAGTTTGGGGACCTGCCGCTATTGTTTTCTTCATCAATGGCAGCATTCTAAAAGGGGTAATTGTAGTCCTTGTGGGAGTGTTGGTGATTGGTTTGGTGGACAATATTTTGCGTCCGATTTTGGTGGGGCGTGACACCAAACTGCCTGATTATCTGATTTTAGTTTCTACTTTGGGAGGTATCACTTGGCTCGGACTTTCGGGTTTTGTGATTGGACCTTGCATTGCCGCTTTGTTCATTACCTGCTGGGATATTTTTGGGAAAGAACAACGAGAAGTGGCGGCTTTGGAACAAGAACCGCTAAATGAAGAGGAACACTCGGAGGAAAGTTAA
- a CDS encoding response regulator transcription factor produces MAAQNAKATRLLLVEDDPNLGDILQEYLTLKGFKTTLCHNGLEGYEAFKKSDKDFDMAILDVMMPVMDGFTLAKKIRTTDTDIPIIFLTAKSMKEDKVEGFKLGGDDYMTKPFSMEELQLRINAVLRRSQHKEPETLNMEEFEIGEYSFNHVQQLLSFKGDSQKLTTKESALLKMLAETKNDVLSRSEALEKIWGDDNYFTARSMDVFITKLRKYLKEDSNVEIINVHGKGYKLVDMPR; encoded by the coding sequence ATGGCAGCACAAAATGCTAAAGCAACCAGATTATTACTCGTAGAAGACGACCCAAATTTAGGTGATATTTTACAAGAATATTTGACCTTAAAAGGCTTCAAAACTACCCTGTGTCACAATGGCTTGGAAGGTTATGAAGCATTCAAAAAGTCAGACAAAGATTTTGACATGGCCATATTGGATGTGATGATGCCTGTAATGGACGGCTTTACACTCGCAAAAAAAATACGTACTACTGATACCGATATTCCCATCATTTTCCTGACCGCCAAATCCATGAAAGAAGACAAAGTGGAAGGCTTCAAATTGGGCGGTGACGACTACATGACCAAACCTTTCAGTATGGAAGAATTGCAGTTGAGAATCAATGCTGTACTGCGAAGATCTCAACACAAAGAACCTGAGACTTTGAACATGGAAGAATTTGAAATTGGGGAATACTCCTTCAATCATGTGCAGCAATTGTTGTCCTTCAAAGGTGATTCTCAAAAACTAACCACCAAAGAAAGTGCGCTATTGAAGATGTTGGCAGAAACCAAAAATGATGTTTTATCCCGCAGCGAAGCCCTCGAAAAGATTTGGGGTGATGACAACTATTTCACCGCTCGCAGCATGGATGTGTTCATCACCAAACTCCGCAAATACCTCAAGGAAGACTCCAATGTTGAAATCATCAATGTGCATGGAAAAGGCTATAAGTTGGTGGATATGCCGAGGTAA